The following proteins come from a genomic window of Kitasatospora sp. NBC_01246:
- a CDS encoding SAF domain-containing protein, protein MENRTFATPGASTAGAAAVSVAVPEQGRGAPHAPGRNLRARRRRPAVLAMAVALIAAGGLGGAVLYNSTGQRVAVLALARDVPFGQVVTDADLVVARIATDPALKPLAAAERGKAVGMRASTDLRRGALLLTADLAQALTVQPGQLLVGVSAKRTQLPAARLTPGVSVVVVYTPDSGRPDSLSALVVTVGRVDTDGSQVVDVAVAAADAPRLASWVASGRIQVVLAPRGAAAPSGAPSGAPSGTGAPTASAAPSGSATPSGAGGG, encoded by the coding sequence GTGGAGAACCGTACATTTGCGACGCCCGGGGCCAGTACGGCCGGGGCCGCGGCGGTGTCCGTGGCGGTGCCGGAGCAGGGGCGCGGGGCGCCGCACGCCCCCGGGCGGAACCTGCGGGCACGACGCCGGCGCCCGGCCGTGCTGGCGATGGCGGTGGCGCTGATAGCCGCCGGCGGGCTGGGCGGCGCGGTGCTCTACAACAGCACCGGCCAGCGGGTCGCCGTCCTGGCACTGGCCCGTGACGTGCCGTTCGGACAGGTGGTGACCGACGCGGACCTGGTGGTCGCGCGGATCGCGACCGATCCGGCGCTGAAACCGCTGGCGGCCGCGGAACGCGGCAAGGCGGTCGGGATGCGGGCCAGCACCGACCTCAGGCGCGGCGCGTTGCTGCTGACGGCGGACCTCGCGCAGGCCCTGACCGTCCAGCCGGGCCAGCTGCTGGTCGGCGTGTCGGCCAAGCGCACCCAGCTGCCGGCGGCCCGGCTGACCCCCGGCGTGTCGGTCGTCGTCGTCTACACGCCCGACAGCGGCCGGCCGGACTCGCTGTCCGCGCTCGTCGTCACGGTCGGCCGGGTGGACACCGACGGCAGCCAGGTGGTGGACGTGGCGGTGGCGGCGGCCGACGCGCCCCGGCTGGCCTCCTGGGTCGCCAGCGGGCGGATCCAGGTGGTGCTGGCGCCGCGCGGCGCGGCCGCGCCGTCCGGGGCGCCCTCGGGGGCGCCTTCGGGCACGGGCGCGCCGACGGCCTCCGCCGCGCCGTCCGGCTCCGCGACGCCCTCCGGGGCGGGTGGGGGCTGA